The Candidatus Cloacimonadota bacterium genome has a segment encoding these proteins:
- a CDS encoding DUF58 domain-containing protein yields the protein MNNREFLNPEIVAKLDRFEIRARLIVEGFITGLHKSPYHGFSVEFLEHREYNPGDPIKHIDWKVFAKSDRYFIKKFEEETNLKAYILIDCSKSMGFTSQKISKLEYAKTLASALTYLMISQQDAVGLLSFDEEIRNYIPARSAKTHLNIIFHKLDELLPQSTTQIATVLHSLADRIKKRGLIILISDLLDEPEEIVMGLQHFRHQKHEVIVFHILDNQELTFKYNSKTKFIDMETGEEIVTQPWEIKKRYLQKIEEMKKLFSLKCYNSFIDYVPINTSTPYDKALFAYLIKRQKIL from the coding sequence ATGAACAATAGAGAGTTCCTGAATCCAGAGATAGTTGCAAAGTTAGATAGATTTGAAATCCGTGCCCGATTAATTGTGGAAGGTTTTATTACAGGTTTGCATAAATCACCATATCACGGGTTCAGTGTTGAATTTTTGGAACATCGTGAATACAATCCCGGAGACCCTATCAAACATATTGATTGGAAGGTCTTTGCAAAATCCGATAGATACTTTATTAAGAAGTTTGAGGAAGAGACAAATCTAAAAGCATATATTTTGATTGATTGCAGTAAATCTATGGGTTTCACATCGCAAAAAATCAGTAAACTTGAATATGCAAAAACTCTTGCATCCGCATTAACATATCTAATGATAAGTCAGCAAGATGCAGTGGGACTTCTTTCTTTTGATGAAGAAATCAGAAATTATATCCCGGCTCGTTCTGCTAAAACGCACTTAAATATAATCTTTCATAAGCTTGATGAACTTCTGCCGCAATCCACAACACAAATTGCAACTGTTTTGCATAGCCTTGCTGATAGAATAAAAAAAAGAGGCCTAATCATTCTTATCTCTGACCTTTTGGATGAGCCAGAAGAGATTGTGATGGGTTTGCAGCATTTTCGCCATCAAAAGCATGAGGTTATTGTCTTCCATATTCTGGATAATCAGGAATTAACATTTAAATATAATAGTAAAACAAAGTTCATAGATATGGAAACTGGAGAGGAAATAGTCACACAGCCGTGGGAGATTAAGAAGAGATATTTGCAAAAAATAGAAGAGATGAAAAAACTCTTTTCTTTAAAATGTTACAACTCATTTATTGATTATGTGCCGATAAACACAAGT